The Paenibacillus sp. FSL R7-0204 genome includes a region encoding these proteins:
- the argC gene encoding N-acetyl-gamma-glutamyl-phosphate reductase, whose product MTVTDKLRAAIVGSTGYGGVELIRLLQGHPDIEITSVISSSSAGAPIEEGFPHLTGVVQRKLDGVDAAEIASRADVVFTATPSGVSAKLVPGLLEAGLKVVDLSGDFRLKDGAEYEQWYKHPAPPAAYLEQAVYGLCEVYGERAAGVDFISNPGCYPTATLLGLIPALEAGWIKPDSIIIDAKSGVSGAGRGTSLMVHFAEMNENFKAYKINKHQHIPEIEQVLTDIAGEKVTVTFTTHLVPMTRGIMSTMYAGLNGEHSEQDLVELYRNYYAGRPYVRVREPGVVPATKEVSGSNYCDIGFVTDARTGRVTIVSVIDNIVKGAAGQAIQNLNLMMGWEETRGLGYTPVYP is encoded by the coding sequence ATGACAGTGACAGACAAGCTGAGAGCGGCAATTGTCGGATCAACGGGTTATGGGGGCGTGGAGCTGATCAGGCTGCTGCAGGGCCACCCTGATATAGAGATTACTTCAGTGATTTCCTCTTCGAGTGCGGGTGCGCCGATTGAGGAGGGTTTTCCGCATTTAACGGGAGTGGTGCAGCGTAAGCTGGACGGTGTAGATGCAGCAGAGATTGCAAGCAGAGCAGATGTTGTATTTACTGCTACCCCGTCGGGAGTGAGCGCGAAGCTGGTGCCCGGGCTGCTTGAGGCAGGACTCAAGGTTGTCGATCTGTCGGGGGACTTCCGGTTGAAGGATGGCGCGGAGTATGAGCAGTGGTATAAGCATCCGGCTCCTCCGGCAGCGTATCTGGAGCAGGCGGTATACGGTTTATGCGAGGTGTACGGCGAACGTGCGGCCGGAGTGGATTTCATCTCGAATCCGGGATGTTACCCGACAGCTACGCTGCTGGGGCTGATTCCGGCGCTTGAGGCAGGCTGGATTAAGCCGGACAGCATCATTATTGATGCGAAATCCGGGGTGTCCGGGGCAGGGCGGGGAACGAGCCTGATGGTGCATTTTGCCGAGATGAATGAGAACTTCAAAGCCTACAAAATCAACAAGCATCAGCATATCCCGGAAATTGAGCAGGTGCTGACCGATATCGCGGGGGAGAAGGTTACGGTAACGTTCACTACGCATCTGGTGCCGATGACCCGGGGAATTATGAGCACGATGTATGCCGGACTGAATGGCGAACACAGCGAGCAGGATCTGGTGGAATTATACCGTAACTATTATGCAGGCAGGCCTTATGTGCGGGTGCGTGAGCCCGGAGTGGTTCCGGCGACAAAGGAAGTCAGCGGATCGAATTACTGTGATATCGGCTTCGTCACAGACGCGCGTACCGGACGGGTTACCATTGTGTCGGTCATCGACAATATCGTTAAAGGCGCCGCAGGGCAAGCGATTCAGAACCTCAATTTGATGATGGGATGGGAGGAAAC